In Bdellovibrionales bacterium, the following proteins share a genomic window:
- a CDS encoding Hsp20/alpha crystallin family protein, translating into MKNPLATLPERFRRRVPTAMKALLEIENEMDRAFQTSSLWPEEVGSFDFSPACDFKDTGKEYVINFDIPGVKREDVKIEMENSRLTVSGERSVRRDEKDARYLLSESCSGYFMRSFSLPNLVDEGRVDAQYADGVLTITVPKIEASKAKQIKIH; encoded by the coding sequence TTACCAGAAAGATTCCGCCGACGGGTTCCAACAGCTATGAAGGCTCTGCTAGAAATTGAAAATGAGATGGATCGGGCTTTTCAGACCTCATCCCTTTGGCCGGAAGAGGTTGGTTCCTTCGACTTCTCTCCAGCCTGCGATTTTAAGGACACTGGCAAGGAGTATGTCATTAATTTTGATATCCCAGGCGTAAAAAGGGAAGATGTGAAAATTGAAATGGAAAACAGTAGACTTACCGTGAGCGGAGAGAGAAGTGTTCGCCGAGACGAGAAGGACGCAAGATATCTATTGTCTGAGTCTTGTTCTGGGTATTTCATGCGCTCATTTAGTTTGCCGAACCTGGTGGATGAGGGCCGAGTCGATGCCCAATATGCCGATGGCGTTTTAACTATCACAGTTCCTAAGATAGAGGCATCGAAGGCCAAACAAATCAAGATTCACTGA